A window of Exiguobacterium sp. FSL W8-0210 genomic DNA:
GTCTTTTGGAGTCGTTCGCCGTTTGACCTGTCTGGTGGGCAAATGAGGCGTGTTGCAATTGCCGGCGTACTCGCTAGTCAACCAGACGTGTTGATCGTCGATGAGCCGACGGCAGGACTCGATCCGCAAGGGCGCAAGCATATGCTGAGTCTGTTTGCCCGGCTCCATGCTGAAACCGGTATGACGTTGCTCCTGATCACGCACGACATGGATCAGGTGCTTGAGTATGCTGAGCGTGTGATCGTCATGGAAGACGCCCAGGTGGCGTTTGACGGGCTACCGCTTGATCTGTTTAAAGAAGAGACATTGCTCGAGCAATTCCATCTCGATCTCCCGCACGTCTTATCGCTTGCCTGGCAAGTCGCCGATCAGCGTGAGCTGGAACGTCCGGACATCCGGACGGAAACCGAATTGATCGACTGGTTGATGACGAAGGGGGTGAGCGAATGATCGTTGGACAACATATTCCCGGTCAGTCGTACTTGCATCGGTCGTCGGCACTTGCGAAGATCATCTTTGCTTTCTGCTTCATTCCGCTCGTCTTTCTCGCAAACAATGCAGCAACGAACATCTTTTTACTCATCTTTACGTTCTTAGCACTCATGAGTAGTCGCTTACCGCTTCGTTATGTTCTAAAGGGACTGCGACCGATTCTTTTCCTGATCGTCTTTACGTTCGTCATCCAGCTGTTCTTTACACGTGAAGGGGCTGTCCTCTTTGAGTTCGGCTGGCTCCGGATCTATGAAGAAGGATTGCGACTCGCGATCATCGTCTCATTACGTTTCTTCTATCTTGTCTCGATCACGACACTCGTCACGCTGACGACCTCACCGATCGAATTGACAGATGCGATTGAGTTGTTGTTAAAGCCGTTCAAGGTCGTCCGTGTCCCGACGCATGAGATCGCGCTCATGTTATCGATCTCGCTTCGGTTCTTACCAACCTTAGCGGAGGAGACGGAGAAAATCATGAAGGCACAGCAAGCACGTGGTGTTGATTTATCGGCAGGACCAATCAAGGAACGTTTACGGGCGATCATTCCGTTATTGATTCCGTTGTTCATCTCCGCCTTTAAGCGGGCAGAGGATCTTGCGACAGCAATGGAAGCGCGGGGATACCGTGGAGGAGAGGGACGGACACGTCTACGGGAATCCAAGTGGACGATGCGGGATACAGGTCTGATGATCCTACTCGTCCTCCTGACGATCAGTTTAGTAGGATTGCGAGGGATCGGTTAATGCGTCGTTTAAAATGTACGATTCAGTATGACGGAACCGGCTATGCCGGGTATCAGGTGCAACCAAACGGATTGACGATTCAAGAAGTGATTGAAACGACACTTGCGCGGATGCACAAACATCCCGTCAAGATCATCGGGTCGGGACGGACGGATGCGAGGGTGCATGCCTACGGGCAAGTCATTCATTTTGATACGGAACTAGCGATTCCACCGGAGAACGTCGTCAAGGCACTGAATACGCTCTTACCAGCGGATATTCGTGTCCGGAGCTGCGAGGAGGTCGAACCGACCTTTGAAGCGCGTTACGATGTCGTAGGGAAGGAATACCGCTATTTCGTCCGCCGTGAAGAAAATGCGTTTCGTCGGAATCTATCGGTTCATATTCCGTATCCGCTCGATCTCGAGCGCATCCGTCAAGGGATGGCACATCTCGTCGGTACGCACGATTTCAGTTCGTTCTGTGTCGCAAAGACGGAAACGGATAACCGAATCCGGACGATTTACGAGGCAGAGTTGATGACAGTCGGTGACGAACTCGTCTTTCGGTTCCAGGGCAGTGGGTTTCTCTATAATCAAATTCGGATCATGGTCGGGACGTTACTTGACGTCGGACGCGGTCGTTTTGCACCAGAGGACATCAAAAAAATGTTGCTGGCAAAGGACCGGAACGTTGCAGGCGTGACGGCGCCTCCCCATGGACTCTATCTATGGGAAGTTTTCTATCCGGAGTGAAAAAAGGCAATTGACATTAGCTATTAAAAAACATACAATGTTTATTGGCATTTCATTTATTATGAAACCACAATCTTAGCCCCGTACACCTAAGATTATGATAGATTCACCTAGTGAATAAATGAAAAATCAAAAACAGAACTTTTAATTCCTTAGGAGGTATTTTACATGCGCACAACTTTCATGGCGAAAGCTACTGATGTAGAACGCAAATGGCTCCTTATCGACGCTGAAGGTAAAACACTCGGTCGCCTTGCGAGCGAAGTTTCATCACTTCTCCGTGGTAAGCACAAGCCTACGTTCACACCACACGTTGACTGTGGGGATAACGTTATCCTCATCAACGTTGAGAAAATCGTTTTAACTGGTAACAAACTCGACAAAAAAGTCTACTACCGTCACTCTGGTCATCCAGGCGGCTTGAAGCAGACTGTTGCACGCGATATGCTTGCTAACAAACCTGAGCGCATGCTTGAACTCGCGATCAAAGGGATGCTTCCAAAAGGTAGCCTCGGTCGTCAAATGTTCAACAAACTCCACGTCTACGCTGGAGCTGCACACAAGCACGAAGCACAACAACCAGAAGTTTACGAACTTCGCGGTTAATACGAATTTAGGAGGAACTACACGATGGCAGATGTACGTTACTACGGCACTGGTCGCCGGAAACACGCGGCAGCGCGCGTTTTCCTCGTTGCTGGAGACGGTAAAGTCACAGTTAACGGTCGCGATATCAGCGAATACTTCGGTTATGAGACATTGATCATGACTGCAAAAGAACCACTCGTAATCACAGAAACAGAAGGCAAGTACGATGTAATCGTAACGGTCAAAGGCGGCGGCTTCACTGGTCAAGCAGGCGCTATCCGTCACGGTATCTCACGTGCTCTTCTTCAAGCGGATCCAGAATTCCGCGGCGCACTCAAAGCGAAAGGCTTCTTGACTCGTGATGCTCGTATGAAAGAGCGTAAAAAATACGGTCTTAAAGCAGCTCGTCGTGCACCACAATTCTCGAAACGTTAATCGAGTTACTGATATACCAACGAAAATTAAGTTTTCTTGGTTCAAGTTGGTTCAATCAGCTAATTTAATCACAACGTATTTAAGAGATTTAAAGCATCAGCATCTTGCTGGTGCTTTTTTTTGACAAATATATTAGAAAAGTCTTAGCGTACTAACACATAAAAAAAATAGAACTATTAACTACGGTAAGGTATAATTTACATAATATAAAAATTTGAAAGGAGAATAGAGTATGAAAACTTATAAGGCAATTCATTTATTAAATGAAAAGGCAGTGAATGAATTAAAAAATATTTCTTCTCTATTCTCTGAAAAAGAAAGGCTTATCTTCGTTGAAAGTAAGCCTTATGTTTGTGTCTCGTTCACTCCGGATGTTTACTTTAAAAACATACACGAAAATAATAGCTATTTTATAAGTAATTATTTTAAGCCTCTTATTATGACTAATTACAAGTTTTTATCTTTATTACTTGAAATTTCTGAGGATCCAAACTACAAATTTATAGATTTTTCTTTTAGACAAGATGGAGATGAAGGAGATCAGGAAAAAGAATTTGTAGAAGAAATAATTTCTAGAGAAAGAAATGTTCAAGCATCATTTGATTTCTTAGAAAGTAAAGATCAAACCATAAAATATATAGATTTAATTGTATGTGACTCTAAGCATCCTATTAGAATTGATTCTAGTGGAAATATTTCAGTACCGAACAATTTTTCAGAGAAATACTCCCCATATATTATTAATCTCATCGAATATTTATTTACAGGACATATTAACAAATTATGAAAGAAAAATTAAAAACTAAACTTCCAGATTTTTTACTGACTCTTTTAAGTAGTTTAATAGCTCTTTTTTTATTAGTAAAAAGCAATGCAACTGTCGAGAGTTATCTCTTAGAAACTTTAGAAGTACCCAAAGATAGAATTGCGCTCGTGATTGGAACGTATTTTTCTCTTATGGTCACGTTAATCTTCATAATAATTTTATCGATATTAACAATAATTGAAAAGTTGCTTATGTTTTTCTCGCGACCCAAAGTGGTCATTACCTTTTACGACAAGAAAGGTAAAATTGCACACGAAATTGATTTCAAAGAATCTCCAGGACAACCAAAGTACCTTAAAGTAGCTTTGACTACAAAATTTTCATCTTTTCAGCTGTACGCATTAAAAAATTTGCTTCAAGCTAAGATGTTGATAAGCTTGAATCCTAATATGTGTGCTATAGAACTTCACAATGGATTTATCGGTAATAGTAAATATTACAAGGTTGTAGACGGAGCTCTAGAATGCGACATCTTTTCTTTGTTTCAAGCTTCTGATGAAGAACAACGACTTGACATAGATCTCTCTTTACTCTTAATGAATTCTGCTCAAGGAGAGGTTAAGGCTAATTTGAGCTTTTCTAATTCTTTTTCAAATTTACTACTGAAGAGATACTGCAAATTCAAAGTTTCCACTATTAATTTAGAGGGGTAGATGAATTAAATGAGCTATTTGAGTAAGAGCCAAAGATATACTTTATTAAAGCTGAAAACAAGCTTTACTAGCATTGAAGATGTTCAGCAAAGAATTTTAACAAGGGATCACGATGAACCATTGACTGTAAAAAATATACCGTCAGATGCAAATCAAGATGAGTTAACATTTAAGTACGAATGGAATAATGCATCTGATCCAAGTCAAATTAAATTTGAAAACGCTAACCAAGAGTTTAAATACCTCAAAGTAACCGCGTCATGTGAATTTAGTACAAGGAGAGTCTTTGACCCTACTGATGGTAAA
This region includes:
- the rpsI gene encoding 30S ribosomal protein S9, translated to MADVRYYGTGRRKHAAARVFLVAGDGKVTVNGRDISEYFGYETLIMTAKEPLVITETEGKYDVIVTVKGGGFTGQAGAIRHGISRALLQADPEFRGALKAKGFLTRDARMKERKKYGLKAARRAPQFSKR
- a CDS encoding energy-coupling factor transporter transmembrane component T family protein — encoded protein: MIVGQHIPGQSYLHRSSALAKIIFAFCFIPLVFLANNAATNIFLLIFTFLALMSSRLPLRYVLKGLRPILFLIVFTFVIQLFFTREGAVLFEFGWLRIYEEGLRLAIIVSLRFFYLVSITTLVTLTTSPIELTDAIELLLKPFKVVRVPTHEIALMLSISLRFLPTLAEETEKIMKAQQARGVDLSAGPIKERLRAIIPLLIPLFISAFKRAEDLATAMEARGYRGGEGRTRLRESKWTMRDTGLMILLVLLTISLVGLRGIG
- a CDS encoding energy-coupling factor transporter ATPase; this encodes MPILIQELNYTYQLNSPFERVALRDVNLEIPSGALVAFVGHTGSGKSTLVQHINGLLKPTAGKVQVDDIIVEPKKKQDLKPLRRRVGLVFQYPEYQLFEETVLKDVMFGPMNFGHDAAMAEQLAKEALRTVGLDEVFWSRSPFDLSGGQMRRVAIAGVLASQPDVLIVDEPTAGLDPQGRKHMLSLFARLHAETGMTLLLITHDMDQVLEYAERVIVMEDAQVAFDGLPLDLFKEETLLEQFHLDLPHVLSLAWQVADQRELERPDIRTETELIDWLMTKGVSE
- the rplM gene encoding 50S ribosomal protein L13, which produces MRTTFMAKATDVERKWLLIDAEGKTLGRLASEVSSLLRGKHKPTFTPHVDCGDNVILINVEKIVLTGNKLDKKVYYRHSGHPGGLKQTVARDMLANKPERMLELAIKGMLPKGSLGRQMFNKLHVYAGAAHKHEAQQPEVYELRG
- the truA gene encoding tRNA pseudouridine(38-40) synthase TruA; translated protein: MRRLKCTIQYDGTGYAGYQVQPNGLTIQEVIETTLARMHKHPVKIIGSGRTDARVHAYGQVIHFDTELAIPPENVVKALNTLLPADIRVRSCEEVEPTFEARYDVVGKEYRYFVRREENAFRRNLSVHIPYPLDLERIRQGMAHLVGTHDFSSFCVAKTETDNRIRTIYEAELMTVGDELVFRFQGSGFLYNQIRIMVGTLLDVGRGRFAPEDIKKMLLAKDRNVAGVTAPPHGLYLWEVFYPE